In a genomic window of Pleurocapsa sp. PCC 7319:
- a CDS encoding fatty acid desaturase family protein, which translates to MVSVTTQSEFEPSKSQNILSTIKLQHLNVRSNREGLIQLSGHLSIMGISGYLWITGANWIIKLPALIIYGFSLATMFAPLHECCHRTAFANNALNDFIAWWAGVLSGYNSTFYRRYHKWHHRYTQIEGKDPELEDPKPKNLQEYLAEISSYNWWLGKFKTHYRVATGKLQNCPYIKKDARDSVIRSTRLQLAVYGVAIAISLSFQQPWFITLWLLPLAVGQPILRFILLAEHTGCSNDNNPLTNTRTTLTWFPVKFMMWNMPYHAEHHLYPSIPFHALLQAHQELKEHLAVVDNSYLNVNRNIFKNLL; encoded by the coding sequence ATGGTCAGTGTTACAACCCAATCTGAATTTGAGCCTAGTAAATCACAAAATATTCTATCAACCATAAAATTACAACATTTAAACGTTCGTTCAAATAGAGAAGGGCTTATTCAGTTATCAGGACATCTTAGCATCATGGGAATTAGTGGTTATCTTTGGATAACTGGAGCCAATTGGATAATTAAACTACCTGCTCTAATCATTTATGGTTTTAGTTTAGCTACCATGTTTGCACCATTACACGAATGTTGTCACCGTACCGCCTTTGCCAATAATGCCTTAAACGACTTTATCGCTTGGTGGGCTGGAGTATTATCTGGTTATAACAGTACCTTTTATCGTCGCTATCATAAATGGCATCATCGCTATACCCAGATCGAGGGAAAAGATCCTGAATTAGAAGATCCTAAGCCCAAAAATCTTCAAGAATATCTCGCTGAAATCAGTAGCTACAACTGGTGGTTAGGTAAATTTAAAACTCATTATCGTGTTGCTACGGGGAAACTGCAAAACTGTCCTTATATTAAGAAAGATGCTCGTGACAGCGTAATTAGATCAACTCGCTTACAATTGGCAGTTTATGGAGTTGCGATCGCAATTTCTTTAAGTTTCCAACAACCCTGGTTTATAACTCTCTGGTTATTACCTCTCGCAGTAGGACAACCAATTCTACGATTCATCTTACTGGCAGAACATACAGGATGCAGCAACGACAATAATCCTTTAACTAATACGCGCACTACTTTAACTTGGTTCCCCGTCAAATTTATGATGTGGAATATGCCATATCACGCAGAACATCATTTATATCCTTCGATTCCTTTTCATGCTCTACTCCAAGCACATCAAGAGTTAAAAGAGCATTTAGCAGTCGTTGATAATAGTTATCTAAATGTTAATCGAAACATCTTTAAAAATCTTCTGTAG